The Actinomycetes bacterium sequence TCCCGGGGCTGCGGCTGTTCGCCGCCTGGCGCGCCAGGCTGGACGGGCTCGGCGTCCGCTGGCAGTTCGGGTTCCCGGCGACCGGGGTGGAGCGGGACGGGGACCGGGTCACCGCGGTGCGCAGCGAGGGCGCCTCCCGGACCATCGTGACCCGCTGCGACGAGGTGGTCCTGGCCACCGGAGGCATCGCCGGGCACGGCATCGAGGCCAACCGGGACGGCACCCTGGCCGAGGTCGTCGCCGGCCTGCCGGTCGAGGGGTTCCCCGACCGCAGCGCGTTCGTGTCGCCCCGGTTCCTCGACGACCACCCGATGGGTGTGTCCGGCGTCCGCGTGGACGCCGAGCTGCGGCCGGTGCACCGGTCCGGATCGCCCGTCTACGCCAACGTCCGCTGCATCGGGAGCCTGCTCGCCGGCCACGACCCCACCGTGGAAGGCTCCCGGGAGGGCGTCGCCCTGGCCACCGCGACCCGGGCCGCCGCCCTGCTCGCCCCGGACCTGGAGGATGCCCGGGACCGCTGACCGCCCAGGCCCGGACCCGGCCGACCCGGACGCTGACCGCCCAGGCCCGGACCCGGCCGACCGGGACCGCTACCCGCCCAGGCCCGGACCCGGCCGACCCGACCGGAGGACGCCGTGCTCCACGTCCAGCACACCGCCGACAACTGCATCAAGTGCAACATCTGCAACACCGTCTGCCCGGTCTCGGCCGTGACCGACCTGTTCCCCGGCCCCAAGTACGAGGGGCCGCAAGGGCAGCGCTTCCGGGCCGGCATCGACACCGGTGACTCGCCCGACGCCTCGCTCGACTACTGCTCAGCCTGCGGGCTGTGCACCCAGGCCTGCCCCGAAGGCGTCATGATCGCCGAGATCAACACGGTCGCGCGCACCAGGCTCGTGGAGGCGCGGGGCGGCCTGCCCCTGCGTGACAAGCTGGTCAGCCGGCCCAGCTTGATGGGTGCGCTGGCCAGGCCTGTCGCTCCCCTGGCCAACGCCGTGATGGGCAACCGGCTCGCCCGCACCGTGATCGAGAAGGTGGTCGGCGTGCACCGGGACGCGGCCATGCCACCGTTCTCGGGGATCAGCTTCCGCTCCTGGGCCCGTGCCCACCGGCGTCCGCCGGACCCCCGGCGGACCGTCGCCTACTTCCACGGCTGCGCCACCGAGGAGTTCGAGCCCGAGGTGGGCGCGGCGGTGGTCCGGGTGCTCGAGCGCAACGGCGCCGCGGTCACCTTCCCGCCTCAGAACTGCTGCGGCCTGCCGCTGATCTCCAACGGCGACTTCGACTCGGCCCGCGGGTACGCCGCCAGGCTGACCCGGCGGCTGGCCGGGTCGGCCATCGACCCTGGCGTGATCGTGGCCAACTCGACCTCCTGCGGCATGACCCTGAAGGCCAAGTACCGGGAGCTGCTCGGCTTGGACGACGAGCGCACCACCGAGGTCTCCCGGGCCGTGTACGACGTGTGCGAGTACCTCGTGGAGCTCCACGACGCGGGCGAGCTGGACACCCGGCTCGGCGAGATCAGGGCGCGGGCCGTGTACCACCCGCCTTGCCAGCTCATGGCCCACGGGATCGGCACGCCCGCCCTGGACCTGCTCGCCCTCGTGCCCGGACTCGAGGTGGAGCGTTCACGGGCCGGCTGCTGCGGCACCGCCGGCACCTACGGCACCAAGGTCGAGAAGTACCAGATCGCCATGGACGTCGGCCGCACCCTGTTCGAGCAGGTCGGCGAGGTCCGGCCCGAGTTCGTCGTCTGCGACTCCGAGACCTGCCGCTGGCACATCGCCAAGTCCACCGGCCTGCCCGTCTACCACCCGGTGCAGGTCCTCGACCACGCCTACGAGCTGGCCGGCCGGTGACCCGCCACCCGCCATCCGGGGTCAGCGGCGGGCCAGGCGGACGGCGGTCGCACCCGCCGCCGCCCCGGCCAGCCCGGCCGCGGCCAGCAGGCCCCGGTGCGTGGTGGCCCAGAGGTGGGCACTGCGCCCGTGGGAGCGGGGGTCGAAGGAGCCGTGGGCGCCCCGGTCGCCCGGGACCGGCTCCCAGAGGTTGGCCGGCCGGTCCGGGTCCGCCGGCTCGCCGGTCTGCTGGGACTGTACGCCGGTCCGGCCCAGGTAGCGGTCGAGCAGCCCGGGCGCGAGGTTGTTGGCCGCGATGGTCGCGGCCGTGCTGGCGCCTACCCAGACCTCGCGCCGGTGATGCCTGGCCGCCCAGAGGATCGCCCTGGCGGCCACCTCGGGCTGGTAGATGGGGGGGACCGGCTGGGCCTTCTGGGGCAGCCGGGAGAGCACGGTGTCGAACTGGGGTGTGTTCAGGGCGGGGAGCTGCACCATGGTGATGCGGACGTGGGACCGCTGGTGGAGCAGCTCGCAGCGGACCGACTCGCTGAACCCCTGCACGGCGTGCTTGGCCCCGCAGTAGGCGCTCTGCAGGGGGAGGCCGCGGTAGGCCAGGGCGGAGCCGACCTGCACGACGGCGCCTCGGTCGCGGGGCAGCATGCGGCGCAGGGCGGACCTGGTGCCGTAGACGACGCCGAGGTAGGTGACCTCGGTCACGCGCCGGAACTCGTCAGGCTCGATCTCCGTGAAGGGAGCGAACACCGAGGTCATGGCGCCGTTCACCCACACGTCGATGGGTCCAAGCTCGGCCTCGGCGCGCGCGGCGGCCGCCTCCACCTGGCCCGCGTCGGCCAGATCGGCCGGAAGGGTGAGCGCGCGCCCGCCGGCCGCCTCGACCTCCTTGGCCGCCGCCTGCAGGGCGTCCTCACCCCGGGCGACCAGGCCCAGGCCGGCGCCATCGCTTGCGAATGCACGCGCCGTCGCCCTGCCCACGCCCGACGTGGCACCGGTGACAACCACCACTCTGGGACGTCCCATGTGCGCTCTCCTTGTGCGGGACCGGACGCCGTGCGGGACCGGACGCCGCCCGGCTCGTCAGCCGGGACCGGTCCTGGCGCCGACCGGCTCGGGTAGCTCGTCCGGGTCGACCAGCACGTCCACGAGCGCTGGCCCCGGATGGTCCAGCACGGCTCGGACCGCCGGCTCGACCTCCTCGGCCCGCTCGACCCGGATGCCGAGCCCACCGCATGCCGAGGCCCAGACGGCGAAGTCAGGGGCGGGTTGGGAGCGGCGCGGCTCGAGGAGCTGGCCGGGCCAGGCGGCGTTGCTGACGACCACCTTGACCGGGAGCTGGTGCTGGACGGCGGTGAGGAACTCGGCCATGAGCTTGGCGAACCCCTCCGACCCGACGTAGGCGATGCACTGCCGGTCCGGGCGGGCCCACTGCGCCGCGATCGTGTACGGCAGGCCGGCGGCCATGCTGGCCAGGTTGGCCGAGAGCAGATAGTGGCGGTCCCCGCGGACGTCGAAGTGCCGGGCCGACCAGGTGGCCACGGTGCCGGAGTCCGAGCAGAGCATGGCGTCGTCGGCGGCGAGCCGGTCGACGACCCGAGCCAGGTACTGGGGCCGGACCGGCACGGCCTTGCTGCCTGGAGCGGTCGCGGCCTTGCTGCCTGGAGCGGTCGCGGCTCCGCTGCCCGGAGCGGTCGCGGCCCCGTCCTCGGCCGCGGCGAGCTGCTCGCGCCAGCGCGCCATGCCCGCCTGGGCCCGGTCCAAGAAGCTCCGGTCGTCGGCTCGGTGCAGCATCGGCAGCAGCGCCTGGAGGGTCTCGGCGGCGTCGCCGATCAGGGGCACCTCGATGTCCGGCCCGGCGGTGAGACGGGCCAGGTCAGTCTCGATCTGGACCGTGCGTACCTTGCCCGGGTCGGGCAGGTGCCGGGCGTAGGGGAAGTTGGTGCCCACCACGAGCAGCGTGTCCGCCCCGGCCAGCGCCTCCTCCGAGGGTCTGGTGCCCAGGGCGCCGATGCAGCCGGTGGTCAGCGGGTGGTCGTCGGGCACGGCCGCCTTGCCCGGCAGCGACTTCACGATCGGGCTGGCCAGCCTGCTCGCGACCGCCAGGAGCTCGGCCCTGGCGTCGAAGCCGCCCACGCCGACCAGGACGGCCCGCCTGCTGCCCTGGTTGAGGACGGCGGCGGCCTGCTCCAGCTCGGCGGCCGGAGGCACGCCAGGAGCGGGCATGAACACCGGGGCGGTGGCCGGCATGGCCGACGGGGTCATCGCCACCCAGTAGCTGTTGTCGACACCGGTGTCCAGCTCGTGCGGGAAGGTGATGTGGGAGACGGTGCCCCTGGCCATGGCGTGGCCGACGGCGATGTCGACCACGGCCGGGATCTGGACCGGCACGTCGACCCGGACGTTGTAGTCGGCGACGTCGTCGAACACCCGCTCCAGCCGGAGCTCCTGCCGGAAACTGGTGCCGAGGAGCTGCGAGTCCAGCAGCTCGGTGATGGCGAGCACCGGCTGGTGGTCGAGCTTGGCGTCGTACAGGCCGTTCAACAGGTGGATGGCGCCGGGCCCGGAGGTGGCCAGGCAGACGCCGAGCCTCCCGGTCGCCTTGGCGTAGCCGGTCGCCATGAACGCGGCCGCTTCCTCGTGGTGGACGAGGACGAGGCGGATCCGGTCGGCGCGGCGCCGGAAGACGCCGAGGACTCCGTCGGCGCCGTCCCCGGGCAGGCCGAACACGGTGTCCACGCCCCAGTCGACGAGCCGGTCTATCAGCAGCTCCGACACGAACTCCCTCACCAGCCGTCCCCCTCGGTCGCGGTCGCCGCGTTGGTCCGAAAGTTACAGCTTCTCGCGCCTGAGCGGTACGCCTCGATCCCCGGCCCGACCGGCTAGTCCTTCACCTTGGTCATGGTGGCCGCGGCCGCCGCGGCCTGGTCGACCGCGTCCAGGTCGGAGCCGGTGCCGGCCTGGATGGCGGCGATCACCGTGCCCTCGACCAGCGGCCCCTCCGAGATGCGCACCCGGCCGCGCAGCTCCTCACCGACCAGCTCGTCGATTGCCATCTGGGCCGAGAGCACGG is a genomic window containing:
- a CDS encoding anaerobic glycerol-3-phosphate dehydrogenase subunit C, whose product is MLHVQHTADNCIKCNICNTVCPVSAVTDLFPGPKYEGPQGQRFRAGIDTGDSPDASLDYCSACGLCTQACPEGVMIAEINTVARTRLVEARGGLPLRDKLVSRPSLMGALARPVAPLANAVMGNRLARTVIEKVVGVHRDAAMPPFSGISFRSWARAHRRPPDPRRTVAYFHGCATEEFEPEVGAAVVRVLERNGAAVTFPPQNCCGLPLISNGDFDSARGYAARLTRRLAGSAIDPGVIVANSTSCGMTLKAKYRELLGLDDERTTEVSRAVYDVCEYLVELHDAGELDTRLGEIRARAVYHPPCQLMAHGIGTPALDLLALVPGLEVERSRAGCCGTAGTYGTKVEKYQIAMDVGRTLFEQVGEVRPEFVVCDSETCRWHIAKSTGLPVYHPVQVLDHAYELAGR
- a CDS encoding SDR family oxidoreductase, which translates into the protein MGRPRVVVVTGATSGVGRATARAFASDGAGLGLVARGEDALQAAAKEVEAAGGRALTLPADLADAGQVEAAAARAEAELGPIDVWVNGAMTSVFAPFTEIEPDEFRRVTEVTYLGVVYGTRSALRRMLPRDRGAVVQVGSALAYRGLPLQSAYCGAKHAVQGFSESVRCELLHQRSHVRITMVQLPALNTPQFDTVLSRLPQKAQPVPPIYQPEVAARAILWAARHHRREVWVGASTAATIAANNLAPGLLDRYLGRTGVQSQQTGEPADPDRPANLWEPVPGDRGAHGSFDPRSHGRSAHLWATTHRGLLAAAGLAGAAAGATAVRLARR
- a CDS encoding thiamine pyrophosphate-binding protein → MREFVSELLIDRLVDWGVDTVFGLPGDGADGVLGVFRRRADRIRLVLVHHEEAAAFMATGYAKATGRLGVCLATSGPGAIHLLNGLYDAKLDHQPVLAITELLDSQLLGTSFRQELRLERVFDDVADYNVRVDVPVQIPAVVDIAVGHAMARGTVSHITFPHELDTGVDNSYWVAMTPSAMPATAPVFMPAPGVPPAAELEQAAAVLNQGSRRAVLVGVGGFDARAELLAVASRLASPIVKSLPGKAAVPDDHPLTTGCIGALGTRPSEEALAGADTLLVVGTNFPYARHLPDPGKVRTVQIETDLARLTAGPDIEVPLIGDAAETLQALLPMLHRADDRSFLDRAQAGMARWREQLAAAEDGAATAPGSGAATAPGSKAATAPGSKAVPVRPQYLARVVDRLAADDAMLCSDSGTVATWSARHFDVRGDRHYLLSANLASMAAGLPYTIAAQWARPDRQCIAYVGSEGFAKLMAEFLTAVQHQLPVKVVVSNAAWPGQLLEPRRSQPAPDFAVWASACGGLGIRVERAEEVEPAVRAVLDHPGPALVDVLVDPDELPEPVGARTGPG